The region GGCTCAGCCCGGCCTGCTGCGGAAGGGAGGCGGGGGCCTCAGAACCGTGCTGAAGGCCTCGACCAGCCTTCCGGTTGGGCGCCCGCGCTGCCGGAACAGAAAGATCGGCACGTAGATCGCCGGGCGGAAGCTGCGGAAGACCAGGGCCGCCCCGTCCTGCATGCGCGCCGCTTCGCTGTCGACGATGCCGACCCCGCAGCCCGCCGCGACAAGGGCGCAGATGGTAAGGCCGAGGCTGGCATCGATCACGGTGCGCGGATGCTGGCCCGCGCCTTCGAGGGCCTGGGTCAGCTTGCGGCGGAACTCGTCCTCAGGGCCGAGAGCGACGATCGTCTCGCCATCGAGATCGGAGGCCTCGACGTAGAGCTTGCGGGCGAGACGATGACCTGCCGGCAGGGCGATGACGCCCTCGAGGTCGAACAGCTTGCGGCGCGAGAGATTATATTCCTCGCTGCGCAGCTGGGCGATGCCGAGATCGATCTCGCCACTGCCGACTAGTCGCGCCGCATCGACGGAGTTGCTGGATTGCAGGGAGATCGTGGCGTCCGGATAGGCTTCCGAGAAGCGCGCGACAACCGTCGGCAGCCAGGCGATTCCAAGCGCCGGAATCGTGCTGATGACGATACGCCCCTGCCTGCGGTGCCCAAGGCTGGCGGCGAAGCGCGCCAGATTCTGCATACCGAAATAGGTCCGCTCCACCTCGGTGTAGAGCAGCCGGGCCTCTTCCGTCGCGGCGATGCCCTTGGTCGTGCGGTCGAAAAGGCGCAGGCCGAGCTCCGCCTCCAGCAGCTTGAGTGCCTTGCTGACGGCGGGCTGGGAGATGTGGAGGATGTGGGCCGCCTCGGTGATTGAGCCGGAATCCATGATCGCCTTGAAGATCTCGACCTGACGGTAATGCATGGGTGACCATAACTTCAATTTATGTAGATCGTAAATTTATGAATTTGAGGCAGATCAAATGCTGTGATTTGCTGGCTTGCGTCGCCACCACCCGCATCTCGACGGGCTGAGCAGAACGGCGGCCAAGAAACCAAAGACTGACTTCGCCTCGTGAAAGCGGTGGACGCTGTCGCGTTCGCTCGCGCTCGCGCGATCGACGAAATTGCCAGCTTGGGGAACAGCAGAACATGCGCAGCCTTCGTCAATCCTGCACCGTGGCGGCGCTGGCCGCGGGCATCTCTCTCATGGCGGCCCAGGCGATGGCCCAGCCGGCGGGCGTGCTCCGGGTCGCGGTCGGTGCCGATCCGGCGACCTTCGATCCCGCCTTCAACGACCTGCCGGTCGGCAATGCGGTCGATCTCGCGGTGCTCGAGGGGCTGTATCGCCTGGACCCGCAGAACAACGTCCAGAAAAGCCTCGCGACGGAAGCCGCCTTCTCGCCGGACGGCAAGGTCTTCACCGTCAGGATCAGGCCCGGCAAGACCTTCAGCAATGGCGACCCGCTGAATGCGGAGGCCGTGGCCGCGAGCTTCAACCGCATGCTCGACGAGAAGACCGGCTCGATCTATCGCGGGCTCTACGCTTCGCTCGGCACGGTGAAGGCGGTCGGCGAGGACACGGTCGAGTTCCACATGGCCGAGCCCAACGGCCATGTGCTGATGCTGCTCGCCAGCACCGCAGCCAGCATCGTCAACGTCAAGGCGCTCAAGGAGATGGGCGCCGAATACGGCCGCAAGCCTGTCGGCTCGGGCCCCTATATGGTCGAGCGCTATGTCGGCGGCGAAGGCTTCCGCATCGTGCCCAATCCGAAATATGCCGGCGATTATCCGGCCACGCTGAAGGCGATCGAGTTCACCGTGGTGCCGGAGGACGGCTCGCGCATGGCGCTTATGGAGACCGGCGCCGCCGACATCGTCGAACGCGTGCCGCCGGAATCGATCGATGCGATCAATGCGCTGAAGAGCGCCAAGGTGGTGACGCCACCGAGCATGTTCTCGATCAACATGGAGATGGTGCTGCGCGGCCCGCTCGCCGATCCGCGGGTGCGCCAGGCGCTAAACCTCGCCGTCGATCGCGAGGGCATCGCCAAGGGAGTCCTAGGCCGGCTCGGCACGCCCTCGGTCGGCATGGTCGGCCCCGGCACGCAGGACGAATTGCGCAAGACCTTCCCGCCGATTCCGTTCGATCCGGCCGGCGCCAGGAAGCTGCTCGCGGAAGCGGGCTACAAGCCCGGCCAGCTCGCGCTCAGCTTCACCTGCCCTACCGGGCGCTACATCAAGGACGTGCAGGTCTGCCAGGCCCTGGCCGGCTCGCTCGAGGATGTCGGCATCAAGGCGACACCGCTCGTCGTCGATCGCGGGTCCTGGACCAAGGTGGTCGGCATGGAGCCGGCCCAGCGTACCGACAATATGGGCATGGTCGGGCGCGCCACGGCGGGCATGGACTACACGCTCTACCGCCTGTTCTACACGGGCGTCGGCGCCAACCGCACCGGCTATTCGAACCCGCGCGTCGATGCCCTGCTGAAGGAAGGCCGGGCCACGACCGATCCGGCGAAGCAGAAGGCGATCTACGGAGAGGTCCAGGAAATCGTCTGGAAGGACCAGCCCTTCCTCTTCCTCTGGTACCAGACCCAGGCGATCGGCGTCGCCAACCGCGTCCAGGGCTTCGCCGTCCAGCCCAACGAGACGCTGGTCTTCGACAAGGTGACCCTGAACTAGTGCCACGCAAGCGGAGGACGGGACGATGTTCGTTCTGAGACGCCTGGGTGGAGCGCTGCCGACGCTGTTTGCGGTCTCGCTGCTCGTCTTTCTGTTCGTCGACCTGATCCCGGGCGACCCGGCGCAAATTCTCGCCGGGCCGACCGCCTCGAACGAGGAGATCGAGAGCATCCGTCAGTTCCTCGGCCTGAACGAGCCGTTGCTCACGCGCTACGGCCATTTCCTGCGCGGCATCTGGGACCCGGCCATCGCGACCTCCTTCCGCACCCATCGCCCCGTCGTCGTCGAACTGGCAGAGCGGTTGCCGAACACGCTGATCGTCTCGATCGGCGGGCTCGTCATCGGCGTCGTCGTTGGCACGCTCGCCGGCATCGTCAGCGCGATGCGCCCGGGCGGCTTCGCCGATGCGGCGATCACCGTGCTGACGCTCGCGGGGATCTCGATGCCGATCTACTGGCTCGGCCTGCTCTGCATCTGGCTCTTCGCCGTCCATCTCGGCTGGCTGCCGGCGGCCGGGGCCTCGACACCGGCGCATTTCGTCCTGCCGATCCTCGTCATCGCCACGCGCCCCGCCGCGATGTTCAGCCGCCTCGTCGCGGCCAGCCTGACCGAGACGATGGGCAAGGACTATCTCGACACCGCCCGCGCCAAGGGCCTGAGCGAAACCCGCGTCGTGCTCGCCCATGCCTTGCGCAACTCGCTGATCGCGGCGGTGAGCGTCGCCGGCGTGCAGTTCGGCGGCATGCTCGGCGGCTCGGTCGTGACCGAGACGGTGTTCGGCATCCCCGGCGTCGGGCGCCTGCTCGTCGATGCGGTCTCGCGCGCCGACTACCCGGTCATCCAGTACGCAATCCTGATGTTCGCGGTCTTCTTCGTCGTCATCAACCTCGTCACCGACCTGCTGACGCAATGGCTCGACCC is a window of Bosea sp. F3-2 DNA encoding:
- a CDS encoding ABC transporter permease; its protein translation is MFVLRRLGGALPTLFAVSLLVFLFVDLIPGDPAQILAGPTASNEEIESIRQFLGLNEPLLTRYGHFLRGIWDPAIATSFRTHRPVVVELAERLPNTLIVSIGGLVIGVVVGTLAGIVSAMRPGGFADAAITVLTLAGISMPIYWLGLLCIWLFAVHLGWLPAAGASTPAHFVLPILVIATRPAAMFSRLVAASLTETMGKDYLDTARAKGLSETRVVLAHALRNSLIAAVSVAGVQFGGMLGGSVVTETVFGIPGVGRLLVDAVSRADYPVIQYAILMFAVFFVVINLVTDLLTQWLDPRTREQETPA
- a CDS encoding ABC transporter substrate-binding protein, with protein sequence MRSLRQSCTVAALAAGISLMAAQAMAQPAGVLRVAVGADPATFDPAFNDLPVGNAVDLAVLEGLYRLDPQNNVQKSLATEAAFSPDGKVFTVRIRPGKTFSNGDPLNAEAVAASFNRMLDEKTGSIYRGLYASLGTVKAVGEDTVEFHMAEPNGHVLMLLASTAASIVNVKALKEMGAEYGRKPVGSGPYMVERYVGGEGFRIVPNPKYAGDYPATLKAIEFTVVPEDGSRMALMETGAADIVERVPPESIDAINALKSAKVVTPPSMFSINMEMVLRGPLADPRVRQALNLAVDREGIAKGVLGRLGTPSVGMVGPGTQDELRKTFPPIPFDPAGARKLLAEAGYKPGQLALSFTCPTGRYIKDVQVCQALAGSLEDVGIKATPLVVDRGSWTKVVGMEPAQRTDNMGMVGRATAGMDYTLYRLFYTGVGANRTGYSNPRVDALLKEGRATTDPAKQKAIYGEVQEIVWKDQPFLFLWYQTQAIGVANRVQGFAVQPNETLVFDKVTLN
- a CDS encoding LysR substrate-binding domain-containing protein gives rise to the protein MHYRQVEIFKAIMDSGSITEAAHILHISQPAVSKALKLLEAELGLRLFDRTTKGIAATEEARLLYTEVERTYFGMQNLARFAASLGHRRQGRIVISTIPALGIAWLPTVVARFSEAYPDATISLQSSNSVDAARLVGSGEIDLGIAQLRSEEYNLSRRKLFDLEGVIALPAGHRLARKLYVEASDLDGETIVALGPEDEFRRKLTQALEGAGQHPRTVIDASLGLTICALVAAGCGVGIVDSEAARMQDGAALVFRSFRPAIYVPIFLFRQRGRPTGRLVEAFSTVLRPPPPFRSRPG